The following proteins come from a genomic window of Nostoc sp. TCL26-01:
- a CDS encoding DNA/RNA non-specific endonuclease: MKKSKFFRTILLIAVPAIFFTLFNYLEKPLTAQTSSVHLTMGNPSGANTSYSNLLLSKPQYAVSYNCYRGTPNWVSWQLNTSWLGSAPRQDDFRADTTLPSGCYRVTSSDYTGSGFDRGHMSPSADRTNTIANNSATFLMTNMIPQAPDNNQGVWANLESYCRDLVVNQGKELYIISGSYGTGGTGSNGTRTTIANGNVTVPARTWKVIVVLNAVNSGASSVTTSTRVIAVNIPNTQGVRYANWRDYRVSVDSIEVNTGYNLLSNVFASVQSTIEARVDSL, translated from the coding sequence ATGAAGAAGTCTAAGTTTTTCAGGACTATTCTACTTATTGCCGTACCAGCAATATTTTTCACTCTGTTTAATTATCTAGAAAAGCCTCTAACTGCTCAAACCTCAAGTGTTCATTTAACGATGGGCAATCCTAGTGGGGCTAACACTAGTTACAGTAATCTTTTATTAAGCAAACCTCAATATGCAGTTTCTTACAATTGCTATAGAGGGACACCAAATTGGGTAAGTTGGCAGTTAAATACCTCATGGTTAGGAAGCGCACCTCGCCAAGATGATTTTCGTGCAGATACTACATTACCTTCAGGTTGCTATCGAGTCACTTCTTCTGATTATACAGGCAGTGGATTTGACCGAGGACACATGAGTCCATCGGCAGATAGAACAAATACAATTGCCAATAACTCTGCCACTTTTTTGATGACAAATATGATCCCCCAAGCACCTGATAATAATCAGGGAGTATGGGCAAATTTAGAAAGTTATTGTCGAGATTTAGTGGTCAATCAAGGTAAAGAACTCTATATTATTTCCGGTTCCTATGGCACTGGTGGAACCGGGTCGAATGGAACAAGAACCACAATTGCGAATGGTAACGTTACAGTTCCAGCTAGAACTTGGAAGGTGATTGTAGTTTTAAATGCTGTAAATTCTGGTGCTAGCAGCGTAACTACTAGTACAAGAGTAATTGCTGTCAACATACCTAATACCCAAGGTGTGAGATATGCAAATTGGAGAGACTACAGAGTTAGTGTTGACTCTATTGAAGTAAACACTGGTTACAATTTGCTTTCTAATGTCTTTGCATCTGTTCAAAGTACAATTGAAGCTAGAGTTGACAGTTTGTAA
- a CDS encoding nuclease A inhibitor family protein: MTNEITEKLKQAANGLLMMSESEYPFAVFLWSKQAQEPLTNQKLLQLTGHPQDKSVEEVELDYLFRNCAVEKEWHDEIQKQNVQKFQSLVKTLKDNLMDIRVYRIGMINIDVYILGKTPSGDLAGVSTKVVET; the protein is encoded by the coding sequence ATGACTAATGAGATTACAGAAAAACTTAAACAAGCCGCCAATGGTTTGTTAATGATGAGTGAATCAGAATATCCTTTTGCAGTGTTTTTGTGGTCTAAGCAAGCTCAAGAACCTTTGACAAATCAAAAACTTCTCCAGTTAACCGGACATCCCCAAGACAAATCAGTTGAAGAAGTAGAACTAGATTATTTGTTTCGTAACTGTGCTGTAGAAAAAGAATGGCACGATGAAATACAAAAACAAAATGTGCAGAAGTTTCAGTCACTTGTCAAAACATTAAAAGATAATCTGATGGACATTCGTGTTTATCGCATAGGTATGATAAATATTGATGTCTATATTTTAGGGAAAACTCCATCTGGAGATTTAGCTGGAGTTTCCACAAAAGTTGTAGAAACGTAA
- a CDS encoding ABC transporter ATP-binding protein has product MTKLTGDIDLSKSLASKPQAVILETQGLTRYFGKAVAVNNLSITVEQGEVFGLLGPNGAGKSTAIKMLTTLLPLSAGRATIAGYDVTHQAAAVRRLFGYVPQALSADGSLTGYENLLIFAKLYDIPVKHRQRRIREVLDFMGLQTAAHRLVSQYSGGMIRKLEIAQSIMHQPKILFLDEPTVGLDPIARTQVWQLVQQLRQDYGTTIFLTTHFLEEADNLCHRVTIMQQGQVVITGTPSDLKAALDQPNATLDDVFIHYTGDQLTSGVNYRDTARTRRTAQRLG; this is encoded by the coding sequence GTGACTAAACTTACGGGAGATATAGATTTGTCAAAATCACTGGCTAGTAAACCTCAAGCAGTGATTTTAGAAACCCAAGGACTGACACGCTACTTCGGTAAAGCAGTTGCTGTCAATAATTTGAGTATTACAGTAGAACAAGGCGAGGTATTTGGCTTACTCGGCCCCAATGGCGCAGGTAAAAGCACAGCCATCAAGATGTTGACTACCCTATTGCCTCTAAGTGCAGGTAGAGCCACCATTGCTGGCTATGATGTCACGCATCAAGCTGCGGCTGTCAGACGGCTATTTGGCTATGTACCCCAAGCTCTTTCTGCTGATGGTAGCCTCACAGGCTACGAAAACTTGCTCATATTTGCCAAGCTATACGATATACCCGTAAAACATCGGCAAAGGCGGATTCGGGAAGTTTTAGATTTTATGGGTTTGCAAACAGCAGCCCATCGTTTAGTTAGTCAATACTCTGGTGGCATGATTCGCAAGCTAGAAATTGCTCAATCCATCATGCACCAACCCAAGATTTTGTTCCTCGATGAACCGACTGTAGGACTAGATCCCATTGCTCGGACTCAAGTATGGCAACTTGTACAACAGTTGCGTCAAGATTACGGTACAACCATATTTTTAACTACTCACTTTTTAGAAGAAGCCGACAATCTGTGTCATCGAGTGACAATTATGCAGCAAGGCCAAGTGGTGATAACAGGTACGCCCAGTGATTTAAAAGCTGCTTTAGATCAGCCAAATGCCACCTTAGATGATGTCTTTATTCATTACACAGGCGATCAATTAACATCAGGAGTTAACTATCGTGATACAGCCAGAACCAGACGTACAGCTCAACGGTTGGGTTAA
- a CDS encoding ABC transporter permease — protein sequence MIQPEPDVQLNGWVKGKPHHRAHVISTITQIFTKTLVIAEMEVRKLRHDPTDLVVRAVQPSLWLLIFGQVFSRIRAIPTGELPYLDFMSAGILAQSVLFVAIFTGGMTLIWERDLGVVHKFLASPTHRVSIVLGKSLACGVRCLSQVLVIYVLALILGVKLNLHPLAFLQVLFIVILGAGCFCTFSLIIGCLVKTRERMTGIGQLLTMPLFFASNAIYPISIMPNWLKFLSHINPLTYEVDALRGAMLANGTSIYGFGWDCTILLLTLTGLTLICGRLYPRVAM from the coding sequence GTGATACAGCCAGAACCAGACGTACAGCTCAACGGTTGGGTTAAGGGCAAACCGCATCATCGCGCTCATGTAATTTCGACAATTACCCAGATATTCACTAAAACCCTGGTGATTGCAGAGATGGAGGTGCGTAAACTCCGGCATGATCCTACTGATTTGGTTGTTCGAGCCGTACAACCATCACTATGGCTGTTAATTTTCGGGCAAGTTTTCTCGCGGATTCGTGCCATCCCCACAGGTGAGTTACCTTATTTAGACTTCATGAGTGCGGGTATTCTGGCTCAGAGTGTGTTGTTTGTCGCTATTTTTACAGGCGGAATGACGCTGATTTGGGAGCGAGACTTAGGAGTTGTGCATAAATTCTTGGCTAGTCCTACACATAGAGTATCTATTGTGTTAGGAAAGTCTTTAGCCTGTGGAGTCAGATGTTTATCACAGGTATTAGTTATTTACGTATTAGCACTGATATTAGGTGTCAAACTCAATCTCCATCCCTTAGCTTTTCTGCAAGTGCTATTCATCGTCATCTTGGGAGCTGGTTGTTTCTGCACATTTTCTTTAATCATTGGCTGTTTAGTGAAAACCAGAGAACGGATGACAGGAATCGGACAGTTGTTGACCATGCCGTTGTTTTTTGCCAGTAATGCTATCTATCCCATTTCCATCATGCCCAATTGGCTCAAGTTCCTGTCTCATATCAATCCCTTGACTTATGAAGTAGACGCATTACGTGGCGCGATGTTAGCCAATGGCACTAGCATCTATGGTTTTGGTTGGGACTGTACAATTCTCTTGTTAACACTAACAGGTTTAACCTTAATCTGCGGACGACTTTATCCACGGGTGGCAATGTAA
- a CDS encoding MFS transporter, producing the protein MSSSKQKIDISNLESAQHDPFAALRFRDYRLFTIGRVLLFIGSQMQTVAIGWELYDRTNSALALGGVGLAQVLPMIVLTLIAGDVADRRDRKLTMLLSVFLLVLCSLALAVFSWTKSPIILFYTCLVFTGIARAFLKPASDALMWQLIPTSAFTNAATWNSSSFQLASVIGPALGGFGIAFLGGATGVYVLAVIAGLLCFILTAAIAKPETIRTKEPISLKALWGGAKFVWENQLILAAITLDMFAVLLGGAIALLPIFAKDILHVGPLELGYLQAAPSIGALFMAVVLAYLPPLRKAGPALLWSVLGFGIVTIIFGLSRWFWLSLLMLVLSGALDTISVVIRHTLVQIRTPDHLRGRVAAINSVFISASNELGGFESGLTAALFGPVLSVVGGGIGTIAVVIAVAGIWPGIVKLGALQEYESK; encoded by the coding sequence ATGTCATCGAGTAAACAAAAAATAGACATCTCCAACCTTGAATCTGCACAACATGATCCTTTTGCGGCGCTAAGGTTTCGAGATTATCGATTATTTACAATTGGGCGTGTCCTCTTATTCATTGGCTCGCAAATGCAGACGGTAGCGATTGGCTGGGAACTATACGATCGCACAAATTCCGCTTTAGCATTAGGTGGTGTGGGGTTAGCTCAAGTCTTACCAATGATTGTCCTCACCTTGATTGCTGGAGATGTGGCTGATAGGCGCGATCGCAAACTGACAATGCTACTATCAGTATTTTTACTAGTCTTATGTTCCCTAGCTTTGGCAGTATTTTCCTGGACTAAAAGCCCAATTATTTTATTTTATACCTGCTTGGTATTTACCGGAATTGCCAGAGCCTTCTTGAAACCTGCCAGTGATGCTTTGATGTGGCAATTGATACCAACTAGTGCTTTTACCAATGCAGCGACTTGGAATAGTAGTAGTTTTCAGTTAGCCTCAGTTATTGGCCCGGCTTTAGGCGGATTTGGTATTGCCTTTTTAGGAGGGGCAACGGGGGTATATGTGCTGGCAGTGATCGCAGGTTTGCTATGTTTTATTTTAACGGCAGCGATCGCCAAACCAGAAACCATTCGGACTAAAGAGCCTATTTCTTTGAAAGCACTTTGGGGCGGGGCTAAGTTTGTCTGGGAAAATCAGTTAATTTTAGCAGCCATTACCTTAGATATGTTTGCAGTGTTGTTAGGAGGAGCGATCGCTCTACTACCTATCTTCGCCAAAGATATTTTACACGTGGGGCCATTAGAATTAGGCTACCTGCAAGCAGCCCCTTCCATTGGTGCGTTATTTATGGCTGTTGTACTGGCATATTTACCCCCTTTACGTAAAGCCGGGCCAGCCTTACTTTGGTCAGTCCTGGGTTTTGGGATTGTGACAATTATCTTTGGGCTTTCTCGTTGGTTTTGGCTGTCATTATTGATGTTGGTGTTGAGTGGGGCATTAGACACAATTAGCGTGGTGATTCGCCATACCTTAGTGCAGATTAGAACACCAGATCATTTACGCGGTCGAGTTGCAGCCATCAACAGTGTATTTATTAGTGCCTCCAATGAGTTAGGAGGCTTTGAATCAGGTTTAACGGCAGCTTTATTTGGCCCAGTTCTCTCCGTCGTTGGTGGTGGAATCGGCACAATTGCTGTAGTGATTGCGGTAGCTGGAATTTGGCCGGGAATTGTCAAATTAGGAGCATTACAAGAGTATGAGAGTAAGTAA